The Deltaproteobacteria bacterium nucleotide sequence TTCATGTTCTGGACAGCCTGACCCGATGCACCTTTGACCAGATTATCGATCGCTGCCAGCAAAATCAAACGGTTGTTTCTTTTATCGACTCTCAAGCCGATGTCGCAGTAGTTGGATCCCAACACGTCCGCCGTGCTGGGAAGAAGATCGGCGGGATGGATGCGGATGAATTTTTCATTGGCGTAAAAATTACGATAGAGGTCCAGAATCTCATTTTCAGAATAGGGTTTTTCAAGTGAAGCGTAGATCGTAGACAGGATACCCCGTTTCATCGGAACCAAATGGGGGGTGAAGGTGATGACGACTTTCTCTCCTGCCAACCAGCTTAATTCTTGCTCGATCTCCGGGGTGTGCCGGTGCTCGGCGACTTTGTAGGCCTTAAAATTTTCGCTCACCTCTGCAAAAAGAGAGGAGAGGACAGCCGACCTCCCGGCCCCGCTGACCCCCGATTTGGAATCGGCGATGATGGTCCGGTGGTCGATGAGCTTATTCTTTAAAGCCGGCGCCAGACCCAGGATGATGCTGGTTGGATAACAACCAGGGTTGGCAACCAGCGAAGTTTTTTTGATTTCTTCCCGATGAAGCTCCGGAATTCCGTATACGGCGTGCTTCAGGAACGCCGGGGCAGTGTGCGGTTCATACCATTCCTCGTAGACTTTGGGATCTGCCAGGCGAAAATCGGCGCTCAGGTCCACGACCTTCAGGCCTCTTTGGATAAACCTCGGAACGATATCCATTGCAGCCTTGTGAGGAAGGGCGGTAAAGAGAAAATCGCAGGTTTGCACTAAAGGTTCAACTTCTAAAGGCTGGCAAATCAAATCCGTTTCTTTCATCACCGAAGGAAAGACTTTCCAGATTGGCTGGCCCACGTACCGTTCCGCCGTTAAGGCGGTCATTTTTACTTGGGAGTGCCTGAGGAGCAGACGTACAAGCTCCAGTCCCGTATATCCTGTGGCACCTACAATCCCCACGCGCGTCATGGCTTTTCTCCTAAAATTTAAAATGAAAGGATTTCCCCTTCTCGCACCCCCTCAAGATAGGAGGGTTGAAAAGGGAGGAAAACTTCGTCATAGTTGATTTTTGGACGAAAAAAAAGGAAGGCTGAAGAGCCTTCCTTTTTCCTTTCCAAGGGTATTAACGCTTGGAGAATTGGAATCTCTTGCGAGCCCCTTTCTGTCCGTATTTTTTACGTTCTTTGATCCGCGAGTCCCGGGTGATAAGGCCGGCCTTTTTGAGGCTTTCGCGGAATTCGTCCTTCACTGTCAGAAGCGCCCGGGTGATTCCGTGACGGAGGGCACCGGCCTGGCCTATAATTCCTCCTCCTCGGACGGTAGCGGAGATGTCAAACTGACCAAGGGTTCCGGTGAGTTCGAGAGGCTGGGAAACCATCACTTTAGCTGTCTCCAATCTGAAGTAACTGCCCAGCTCTTGGTCATTGACTGTGACCTTACCTGCGCCTGGCCTCATCCAAACCCGGGCGATAGACGTTTTTCTTTTACCGGTTGCGTAGAATGTCTTTTCGGGCATTTTCTCTTCCTTTTAGGCGAAAGCCTCAGGCTGCTGGGCTTGGTGAGGATGCGCTTCGCCGGAATAAACTTTCAGTTTCTTTAAAAGTTTTCGACCTAATTTATTTTTAGGGAGCATTCCTTGCACGGCCATGGTGATCAACCGTTCAGGTTTTTTCTCTTTCATTTTTTCGGCACTAATGGATTTGAGTCCGCCAGGGTATCCCGAGTGATGAATATAAAGCTTTTGTTTCCATTTATTACCTGTCAGAGCTACTTTATCGGCGTTGACCACGACAACGAAATCGCCTACATCCATATGCGGGGTAAAAGTGGGTTTATGCTTCCCCCGGAGGAGAATCGCCACTCGGGAAGCCAACCGCCCCAGCGTTTTGCCGTTGGCGTCCACTAGATGCCACTTCCTTATGATCTCCCCCTTTTTCGGTATAGGAGTTGCCATGAAATAACCTCATAAAAGATTTTAAATATTAATTATATTAAATGAAAATTATTATGTCAATAAAAATTCCTATAGAAATTTTATTCATATCAAGCTTTTCCAGGAGTTACCTTCCCCTTTTTGGGCCCGGATAGGAAAGGGTTTTCGGAAGATTTTAGAAAATGAAAAATCCTCCCTTGACCTACCCTTTTCTTTTTTGGTAAAAGGGGAAAAGGAAAATCCCCCCTCGCCCCCCCCCTTTTAGAAAGGGGGGTTGGGGGGATTTAAAAGTTTGTCCAAGCGGAAAGGGGGAGGGGTGATGGAGACAATTTTCAAGAATGCAAATATCCTGACCATGGAAAAATCAGCACCGCAGGCCGAAGCCATAGCTGTGCAATTCGGCCGCATTGCTAAGCTGGGCCAGGCAGCGGAGATCGAAAAACTGGCCACACCCGGGACGAGGGTCATCGACCTCCAGGGGCAGACGGTACTGCCAGGATTTATCGACACGCACAATCATTTTTGCCTCTATGCCTTGCTTACTGACCAGGCAGATTGCCGGCCAGCCGCTGGCTGCGTGCGGGGGGAGGATGTGGTGGAAGCTTTGAGGGCCAAAGCCGCGAAAACACCGCCCGGAAAGTGGATCATGGGTTGGGGTTATGCTCCTTATTTGCTCGACGATAAAAAAGATCTCACCCGGGTGGACCTTGACCGGGCCTCAAAAAAACACCCCATCTGCCTGGTCCATGTTTCCGTTCACGGTGCAGTGGTCAATAGCCGCGCTTTGAAAGAATTAGGATTCACCAAGAAAACCCCCAACCCTCCCGGAGGAATCATCGCCCGTGATGAGCAAGGCGAACCAAATGGTATTTTGAGTGAATCGGCTTTTATGGGACCTTTATTCTTCCAGAGCCCTTCCATTTATTCGAAGATGATGAGTGAATATGACCGGCAGGGGAGAATAGAAATGATGTCCCGTTGCGCGGCCCGTTTCCAGAGCCTGGGCATTGTCGGCGCCCACGACCCGTTCGTTGACGCTTTGACGCTCCGTACTTATCAGGAGGCGGCAGAGGCCGACCATTTCCCCTTCCGCCTTTACGCTTATATCCTGAACCAATGGGCCGACCCGCTCTTAGCTGCGGGAATCAAGCGGGGGTTTGGTTCCGAATGGGTGAGAATCGGGGCTATTAAAATTTTCCTGGACGGGGGGATGAGCAGCCGAACCGCAGCCGTTTCCAAACCCTACGCCTATCCACCCGGAGCAGGAAAGGGAATTTTGAACTACGACCAGAAGGGGATCAACCGGGAAATCGAGAAATTCGATCAGGCTGGATACCAGATATCCGTGCATGCGCAGGGAGACCGGGCTTTGGAGATGCTGCTTAAAGCCTTCGGCAGGGTCATAGAAAAAGGAAATCCTTTGCGCCACCATATCGTCCACGCCGGGAACCTCATGCCTTCTCAGATCGACCGGGTGAAAGAACTGAACCTATATATTTGCAGCCAGGCTAATTTCTTCTCCCTCCTCGGCGACGGGTTCATCGAGGCTTACGGGCCGGAACGCTCCCAGGAACTTTATCGTTTTAAAACCCTTCTGCAACGGGGGATCAAACTGGGCTTTTCTTCGGACTGCCCGGTGGCAGAACCCAACCCTTTGATTGGAGTGCGCGACTCCATCTGCCGTAAAACCCCAAGCGGAAAAAAATTCGGTCCAGCAGAATGCCTAAAAGCTGAAGAGGCAGTCGCTTTATACACTCGGGAAGCAGCCTATTTTTCCTTCGAGGAAAAAGAGCGGGGAACCTTGAAGGAAGGCAAGGTGGCCGATCTGGTAGTGCTCGATAAAAATCCTCTGGAGGTTCCCCCGGAGGCGATTTCCGATTGCCGGGTAAAAATGACTGTGGTCGGTGGAAGGATCGTTTATGAAGGCCAATAACGAAATTTTTTCCGTTCCGGTTGTATTGGCCGACCGCTTTTTCATGTCAGAAAAAGCATTGGCGGAGATTGTTGCGATGGGTGGGTTCGCCTGGGCGGATGTCCGAGACCATCAGGAACTGGCTGAACGGTTGGGTAGATCGGCATCCGTGCGGGTCATCGTCTCTGAATACATCAAGATTAACTCGCAAGTCCTCGAGCAGGCTCCGGGCCTAAAAGGGGTGATCGCCTATGGTGCAGGATATGACCACATTAATGTTGATTCCTTAGCAAGTCGAGGGGTCGTCGTCTGCAACTGCCGGGGAGAGAATGCCCAAGCCGTGGCCGAGCTTACCTTTGGCCTTATGCTTTGCCTGCTACGCCGAATAAACCGCGCCGACCGCTGGGTCAGAGAAAATGGATGGCCAAAAACAGGTAGAAATTTGCCGGAGTGGGTTATGGGCAATGAACTTCAGGGAAAGACTCTGGGTATCATTGGCTTGGGGCAAATCGGGTCGCGAGTGGCTAGGATCGCCAGGGGCTTCGACATGAAGATCCTGGTTTACGACCCTTTTGCTCAACCTGCAGCGAATGCCTCCCATAAGATGGAAACGCCCCCTTTGGAAGAACTTCTTTCGAGCGCGGACATCGTCACCCTGCACGTTCCCCTCACTTCTGAAACGAAGAGAATGATAAATGCCAGAGCTCTGGCGATGATGAAACCAAAGGCTTTGCTAATCAATACTTCACGGGGGAAGGTGATTGACGAGCCCGTTTTGCTGGAAACCCTGAAGCAAAACCGCATCAGAGGGGCAGCTCTTGATGTCTTCGCCGACGAACCGATTTCCGGCGACCACCCCTTTTCCAGGTTGGAGAACGTCGTTCTAGCGCCGCATATGGGGGCCTTGACGCAGGAAGCGGGTGAGCGCCTTTCTGATGCCGTAGTCAGGCAGATCCGGGATATCCTAAACGGCCGGAGTCCGGAATGCCTCATCAATGCCTCAGCGAATAAGCGGTCAGCAATCAGCTTTCAGTATAAACGCTGAATTCTAAAAAGCCTTTCTCTGCGTTCTCCTCGTTCTCTGCGGTGGAAACGAAATTAATGCGCATCCTGGCCCTCAAAGCCAAAGGCTATGTTCTCCCTGCCATCCATGCATCCATGGTCAGAGCCTTCCAATCTTGCGGGGTGAAAGTCCTTGATCTGGCGGTTCCGCAACGTCCCCTTCAGTATCAAACCTTAAAAGAGATTAGCAACGGATATGATGCCATTTTTACCTTGGATCTTGGGGCGAATCCTGAATTCATATCCAACCTGAAAGAGTTTCAATTATCTTTACGAATTCCTTGGATTATTTGGTTTGCAGATGATCCTGATGGATATGGCTTCCCAGAGGTTTGTGAACCTGATTGGACTTTAGCCTTTTGCTGGGACGAAGCGATTACCCATAGAGAATTTTCATGGCGCGGAAGGCCATTGGCTTATCTCCCTCTGGCCACAGACCCCTCGGTTTTCTGGCCGGAACGGGCAGATT carries:
- a CDS encoding amidohydrolase, with the translated sequence METIFKNANILTMEKSAPQAEAIAVQFGRIAKLGQAAEIEKLATPGTRVIDLQGQTVLPGFIDTHNHFCLYALLTDQADCRPAAGCVRGEDVVEALRAKAAKTPPGKWIMGWGYAPYLLDDKKDLTRVDLDRASKKHPICLVHVSVHGAVVNSRALKELGFTKKTPNPPGGIIARDEQGEPNGILSESAFMGPLFFQSPSIYSKMMSEYDRQGRIEMMSRCAARFQSLGIVGAHDPFVDALTLRTYQEAAEADHFPFRLYAYILNQWADPLLAAGIKRGFGSEWVRIGAIKIFLDGGMSSRTAAVSKPYAYPPGAGKGILNYDQKGINREIEKFDQAGYQISVHAQGDRALEMLLKAFGRVIEKGNPLRHHIVHAGNLMPSQIDRVKELNLYICSQANFFSLLGDGFIEAYGPERSQELYRFKTLLQRGIKLGFSSDCPVAEPNPLIGVRDSICRKTPSGKKFGPAECLKAEEAVALYTREAAYFSFEEKERGTLKEGKVADLVVLDKNPLEVPPEAISDCRVKMTVVGGRIVYEGQ
- the rplM gene encoding 50S ribosomal protein L13 codes for the protein MATPIPKKGEIIRKWHLVDANGKTLGRLASRVAILLRGKHKPTFTPHMDVGDFVVVVNADKVALTGNKWKQKLYIHHSGYPGGLKSISAEKMKEKKPERLITMAVQGMLPKNKLGRKLLKKLKVYSGEAHPHQAQQPEAFA
- a CDS encoding hydroxyacid dehydrogenase, translated to MKANNEIFSVPVVLADRFFMSEKALAEIVAMGGFAWADVRDHQELAERLGRSASVRVIVSEYIKINSQVLEQAPGLKGVIAYGAGYDHINVDSLASRGVVVCNCRGENAQAVAELTFGLMLCLLRRINRADRWVRENGWPKTGRNLPEWVMGNELQGKTLGIIGLGQIGSRVARIARGFDMKILVYDPFAQPAANASHKMETPPLEELLSSADIVTLHVPLTSETKRMINARALAMMKPKALLINTSRGKVIDEPVLLETLKQNRIRGAALDVFADEPISGDHPFSRLENVVLAPHMGALTQEAGERLSDAVVRQIRDILNGRSPECLINASANKRSAISFQYKR
- the argC gene encoding N-acetyl-gamma-glutamyl-phosphate reductase, whose protein sequence is MTRVGIVGATGYTGLELVRLLLRHSQVKMTALTAERYVGQPIWKVFPSVMKETDLICQPLEVEPLVQTCDFLFTALPHKAAMDIVPRFIQRGLKVVDLSADFRLADPKVYEEWYEPHTAPAFLKHAVYGIPELHREEIKKTSLVANPGCYPTSIILGLAPALKNKLIDHRTIIADSKSGVSGAGRSAVLSSLFAEVSENFKAYKVAEHRHTPEIEQELSWLAGEKVVITFTPHLVPMKRGILSTIYASLEKPYSENEILDLYRNFYANEKFIRIHPADLLPSTADVLGSNYCDIGLRVDKRNNRLILLAAIDNLVKGASGQAVQNMNLMLGLEESLGLDIVPLYP
- the rpsI gene encoding 30S ribosomal protein S9, coding for MPEKTFYATGKRKTSIARVWMRPGAGKVTVNDQELGSYFRLETAKVMVSQPLELTGTLGQFDISATVRGGGIIGQAGALRHGITRALLTVKDEFRESLKKAGLITRDSRIKERKKYGQKGARKRFQFSKR